In Longimicrobiaceae bacterium, one genomic interval encodes:
- a CDS encoding FkbM family methyltransferase, whose product MPSTMSPVRRALHFAVGRSSGVWNLLRSPRLRLRAFGSPIDTMLYALTISRPRVFFVQVGSNDAVAGDPLRPFLWNRHWRGVMVEPVGYVFKRLSAHYGADERFTLVNAAIGEADGPRAFYHFPEGMEGLPVWYDQLGSFSLETVKAAAATLPGLEERIQTTMVSCMTFETLAAKHAVGSLDVIHVDTEGYDYQILKLVDLRRHHPTLLIYEHKILSPADRDAAQALVRDSGYVLMEVGGDTLALATEALSDPVLSSAWDLIGGPRS is encoded by the coding sequence ATGCCGTCGACCATGTCTCCCGTGCGCAGGGCGCTCCACTTCGCGGTGGGGCGCTCCAGCGGCGTCTGGAACCTGCTGCGGTCGCCGCGGCTGCGGCTGCGCGCCTTCGGCAGCCCCATCGACACCATGCTGTACGCGCTGACCATCTCCCGGCCGCGCGTGTTCTTCGTACAGGTGGGGTCGAACGACGCGGTGGCGGGCGACCCGCTGCGCCCGTTCCTGTGGAACCGCCACTGGCGCGGAGTGATGGTGGAGCCGGTGGGCTACGTCTTCAAGCGGCTGAGCGCGCACTACGGAGCGGATGAGCGCTTCACGCTGGTGAACGCCGCCATCGGCGAGGCGGACGGGCCCCGCGCCTTCTACCACTTCCCGGAAGGCATGGAAGGCCTGCCGGTGTGGTACGACCAGCTCGGCTCGTTCTCGCTGGAGACGGTGAAGGCCGCGGCGGCCACGCTGCCGGGGCTGGAGGAGCGCATCCAGACCACCATGGTGAGCTGCATGACGTTCGAGACGCTGGCCGCGAAGCACGCGGTGGGCAGCCTGGACGTGATCCACGTGGACACCGAGGGCTACGACTACCAGATCCTCAAGCTGGTGGACCTGCGCCGCCACCACCCCACGCTGCTCATCTACGAGCACAAGATCCTTTCGCCGGCTGACCGCGATGCCGCACAGGCTCTTGTCCGCGACTCCGGCTACGTGCTCATGGAGGTGGGCGGCGACACGCTCGCCCTCGCGACGGAGGCGCTCTCGGACCCGGTGCTGTCCTCCGCCTGGGACCTCATCGGCGGGCCGCGGAGTTGA